In Ctenopharyngodon idella isolate HZGC_01 chromosome 1, HZGC01, whole genome shotgun sequence, a single genomic region encodes these proteins:
- the fgfbp2b gene encoding fibroblast growth factor-binding protein 2b, translating into MSLTTPMSLPQTINTHSEKKPNHKTTYTKHTNTYTRPPSLDGCVHSALLKDPFVGLIFIKPACTFCSVPSYTSIMRAICSAALLLVCFIWAINAQAQNSSNQGNSINHIESTQHSRQQQQPKGNIWDEPIRFSTKAKDTCTMVISGQTNFTKLRVSCKSKGKSYWCDFLGKPNLCRSYNSNPQHFFTQIMWDMRKLHNACQGPRVYKPQMCRSASDEVQMAFHASWPKISFPKPTQASQNQQKQQQQVKSSITPTKPPSHKQQPKPQQPAKPASKPVKPAVSKPVPPRKPAKTITARPTVAEESQATKMAEEYCWKSLQGVCAYFISWFQN; encoded by the exons ATGAGTCTAACCACACCCATGTCCCTCCCTCAAACCATCAACACACACTCAGAGAAGAAACCGAACCACAAAACCACctacacaaaacacacaaataccTACACA AGGCCCCCCAGTCTTGATGGATGTGTGCACTCTGCCCTGCTCAAAGACCCCTTTGTGGGACTTATATTTATAAAGCCAGCCTGCACCTTCTGTTCAGTCCCTTCTTACACTTCCATCATGAGAGCCATATGCAGTGCCGCTCTCCTTCTGGTCTGCTTCATTTGGGCCATCAACGCTCAGGCTCAGAACAGCAGCAACCAGGGGAACAGCATTAACCACATCGAGAGCACCCAACACAGccgacagcagcagcagccgaAAGGAAACATCTGGGATGAGCCCATTCGTTTCAGCACCAAAGCAAAAGATACCTGCACCATGGTGATCTCTGGCCAGACCAACTTCACCAAGCTGCGTGTCTCCTGCAAGAGCAAGGGCAAGTCATACTGGTGCGACTTCCTGGGCAAACCGAACCTCTGCAGATCGTACAACAGCAACCCTCAGCACTTCTTCACTCAGATCATGTGGGATATGAGGAAGCTCCACAATGCCTGCCAGGGACCACGAGTGTACAAGCCACAGATGTGCCGCTCTGCTTCGGATGAGGTCCAAATGGCATTCCACGCCTCTTGGCCCAAAATCTCCTTTCCAAAACCAACCCAGGCTTCTCAGAACCAACAAAAGCAACAGCAGCAGGTCAAGTCCAGCATCACCCCTACCAAACCTCCCAGCCACAAGCAGCAGCCTAAACCACAACAACCAGCCAAACCAGCCTCCAAACCAGTCAAGCCCGCCGTTTCCAAGCCTGTTCCACCACGTAAACCTGCAAAGACCATCACAGCGAGACCCACTGTGGCAGAGGAGAGTCAAGCAACCAAGATGGCAGAGGAATACTGCTGGAAAAGTCTCCAGGGCGTCTGCGCATACTTCATTAGCTGGTTTCAGAATTAA
- the fgfbp1b gene encoding fibroblast growth factor-binding protein 1 — MKAISLRGSFALVLFLACLSQLIFTADSIRGEKGKGKRQERRGDDNISVFKGKFTPKDKARCSWLARGEKDKYTMNVTCKPGKGDGFTCKYTAKPSTCTEYGSNSEGYWKQIARSLKKQKKLCKDPRALIRAGMCKRAPLDAHFKLAETSQAKPPKTDKTPITTNTTLPDNKRQCTERTDHSENAKEKCGDSWASFCAFIFTMIQSGDC; from the coding sequence ATGAAGGCAATATCTCTTCGTGGGTCTTTCGCGCTCGTGCTGTTCCTCGCGTGTCTTTCACAGCTCATCTTTACTGCTGATAGCATTAGAGGAGAGAAAGGGAAAGGAAAGAGACAAGAGCGTCGAGGTGATGATAACATCTCGGTATTCAAAGGAAAGTTCACACCTAAGGACAAGGCGCGGTGCTCGTGGTTGGCGCGCGGAGAGAAGGACAAGTACACCATGAATGTTACATGTAAGCCTGGAAAAGGGGATGGATTCACCTGTAAATACACTGCCAAGCCTTCGACGTGCACCGAATATGGGTCTAATTCAGAGGGCTACTGGAAACAGATCGCCAGATCACTTAAAAAGCAGAAGAAACTTTGCAAGGATCCTCGCGCACTGATCCGGGCGGGCATGTGTAAGCGCGCGCCACTGGATGCGCATTTCAAACTCGCCGAAACGTCACAAGCAAAACCCCCCAAGACAGATAAGACACCTATAACCACGAACACAACGCTTCCGGACAATAAGCGCCAGTGCACGGAACGCACTGACCACAGTGAGAACGCCAAAGAGAAGTGTGGAGATTCCTGGGCGAGTTTTTGCGCGTTTATCTTTACTATGATCCAGAGCGGAGACTGCTGA
- the anxa5b gene encoding annexin A5b — translation MAGRGTVKPHSGFNANNDAEVLYKAMKGLGTDEDAILQLLTARSNAQRQEIKAAFKTLHGKDLVDDLKSELGGKFESLIVALMTPPIKFEVTCLRDAIKGAGTDEKVLTEILASRSANEINEIKSLYKQEHNDDLEEDVTGDTAGHFKRMLVVLLQASRQPGVQEGLIQSDAQALFAAGEQKYGTDEGQFITILGNRSSAHLRRVFEEYRKLSGYEIEESIQRETSGTLQEVLLAVVKCARSVPGYFAESLYNAMKGAGTDDQTLIRIMVSRSEVDMLDIRAEFRKKFATSLHKMIQGDTSGDYRKALLLLCGGDDA, via the exons ATG GCTGGCAGAGGAACAGTGAAACCCCACAGTGGATTCAATGCTAATAATGATGCTGAGGTTCTCTACAAGGCCATGAAGGGGCTCG GCACTGATGAGGATGCTATTCTCCAGCTGTTGACAGCACGCAGTAATGCACAGCGCCAAGAAATCAAAGCTGCATTCAAAACCCTGCATGGAAAG GATTTGGTGGATGATTTGAAGTCAGAGCTTGGTGGGAAGTTTGAGTCTCTGATAGTAGCTCTGATGACTCCTCCCATCAAGTTTGAGGTCACATGTCTGCGGGATGCTATTAAG GGAGCAGGCACAGATGAGAAAGTGTTGACTGAGATCTTGGCATCTAGATCTGCCAATGAAATCAACGAGATCAAAAGTTTATACAAGCAAG AGCATAATGATGACCTTGAGGAAGATGTGACTGGTGACACTGCAGGTCATTTCAAGAGGATGCTGGTTGTTTTGTTACAA GCCAGCAGACAGCCGGGTGTACAAGAGGGCCTCATCCAAAGTGATGCTCAG GCTCTGTTTGCCGCAGGAGAACAGAAGTATGGAACTGATGAAGGCCAGTTCATCACTATACTAGGAAACCGTAGTAGTGCTCACCTTAGGAGAG TGTTTGAGGAGTATAGGAAGCTCTCAGGTTATGAGATAGAGGAGAGCATCCAGAGAGAGACCTCAGGAACCCTCCAAGAAGTACTGCTTGCTGTGG TGAAGTGTGCCCGCAGTGTACCAGGTTATTTTGCGGAGAGCCTTTACAATGCCATGAAG GGGGCAGGCACTGATGACCAGACATTGATCCGGATCATGGTTTCCCGCAGTGAGGTGGACATGCTGGATATACGTGCTGAATTCCGCAAGAAGTTTGCAACATCTCTGCACAAAATGATTCAG GGTGATACCTCAGGTGACTACCGTAAAGCCCTGCTGCTGCTGTGTGGTGGTGATGATGCATAA